The Thermonema lapsum sequence CGCCGCAATGGGTAGGCGTTTCCTTCCCTGCTCATTACGCCAAAGCTAAAGCCAATGCCATTGAGTTGTTTGAAATGCTGCACGGAAGGCGTCTGATGCGCGTAGAACAGTTCCGCAACGAACGTGCCTTCTGTTTACATTTCGAAGAAGATTACAGCCTGCTTTTTAAGCTCTTCGGCAACCGTTCGAACCTCATTGTCTATAAGGGCAACGAAGTCATTGACCTATTCCATAAAAAGATGGAAGAAGACACACAGCTTCACCCCAGTAGCCTGCACCGTTCTATTGAACTATCAGAGGAAGCCTTCATTGCCTCAGGGGGAAAAATACGGGAATTCTTCCCTGCTTTTGACCGCCTGACCATGCGCTACATAGAGCTGCAAGGATGGCTGCAGCTGCCCCTGCAAGCACAATGGCAGAAACTGTTAGCGCTTCATGAACAGTTGCTCGCCCCCCGGCAATACTATGTGGGCATGCAAGCAGATAAGCCCCAGCTGTCGCTTATTGAACATCCCGAGCTGCAAGTACATTGCACCACCACTTCGCCCATAGAAGCTGCCAATGAGCTGCATCGCCTGTATGTTCATGAAGTAGTTTTCTTGCAAGAAAAGCAGCACTACCTCAAACAAATAGAGCAACAACTCAGACGCTGCGAAACCACTCTTCAAAAAAGCAAAGAACGCTTAAGCTCGCTCAAAGAGGCTCGCTTCGAAGAGATAGGGCATTTAATCATGGCAAATCTACACAGCATTGCACCGGGAAGCGAAGAAATAGAAATATATGACTTTTACCGCGATGCTCCCTTGCACCTCAGACTCAACCCTCACCTGACCCCACAGCAAAATGCCGAGCGCTTTTATCGAAAAGCCAAAAATCAGAAGATAGAAGAGCAAAAACTACAGGAAATCATCGAAAGTAAAGAAAACGAATGGCTACACTTGGAAAGGCTTCGGAAAGAGCTTGAAAGTTGCCACGACTTTAAGAGCCTGCGTCGATGGGCAAAACAGCACGGTTTTATGCAGCAAGGCAAAGAAGAAGAAACCCTGCCATTCAAGCGATTCGAATACAGGGGCTTCCAAATTTGGGTAGGAAAAAATGCCAAAAGTAATGACCTGCTCACCCAACGCTTTGCGCACAAAAACGACCTCTGGCTACACGCCAAAGATGTAGCCGGCTCGCATGTGGTCATCAAGCGAAGCGGACAAAAACAAATTCCCCAAGAAGTCATAGAAAAGGCGGCATCGCTGGCTGCCTACTATTCCAAGCGCAAAACCGACAGCCTTTGCCCTGTGATTGTTACAGAAAAGAAGTATGTACGCAAACCCAAAGGCTTGGCACCCGGGCAGGTGATTGTGGATAAGGAAGAAGTCATCATGGTAGCGCCCGCCCCCTTTGAATAGACTTGCTTCATGCAGTTTTTTTTCTTTAAAATAGCAGTTTCAAAACCGATGACTTTATGCTACTGGCTATTGCAGGAGGACTCATCATCGGCGTGCTGCTCAGCTGCAACTTGGGCACCGTCTTTTTCTCTCTCATTCAAAACAGCATAGAAAACGGCTTTAAAAGCGGCGTGATGATAGCCGGTGGAGTCATTTTGTCTGATAGTATGCTTATTTTGTTGGCTCATTTCAGCACACAATTCATTCCGGAAAACAATCACAACTGGGAGTTCTATGTAAGCCTTGCTGGCGCCCTGCTACTATGGAGCTTGGGGCTGGCTTCTTTGCTCAAGAAGCAGGTCAAAAGGCGTCCTGTCAAGCGCATGCAATTTCGCAGAAAAATGTACTTCTTTGCCAATGGCTTCTTGCTCAATACACTCAATCCCATCAACTTTTTCATATGGGTGGGCATAGCTGCTCAACTCGAAGCCAAAGGCTATTTTGCCGAGCAATACAACTGGCTTTTCTTCTGCTTTGCGCTGTTGGGCATTTTCGGCGCCGAAAGTTTCATTGCTCTGTCGGCTCAGCGTCTCAGAAAGGCATTCAATGAACGAAATTTGTTGCGTATCAGCCGATTGAACGGCTTGGTGTTTTTACTTATCGGCAGCAAGCTGTTCTATGATGCCCTGACCAAATATACCGGCTATCTCATGTGAAGGAAGGCTTGCGCCAATGTTGCCAAGTAAAGGGATAATCATTGTGTTCGTCGGCATCAAAAAAACGCTCTTCTACCAACTGCCACCCTTCTGTTGCATGCAAAGGAAAAAAAGTGTCGCCTTCCGGTGCTGCCTGCACCAGCGAAAGCATCAGCTCGTCTATCAGCTCCCTCTCAAACATTTGACGGTAAAGCTCCCCCCCGCCGATTACAAACAAACGATTTGAAGACAAACCACTCGCTATGTCCA is a genomic window containing:
- a CDS encoding NFACT RNA binding domain-containing protein, giving the protein MHLSYYFIRQISQYLAETICDWQLGTAFSQEKDELILGFYLGRQEFFIRAQLTPQWVGVSFPAHYAKAKANAIELFEMLHGRRLMRVEQFRNERAFCLHFEEDYSLLFKLFGNRSNLIVYKGNEVIDLFHKKMEEDTQLHPSSLHRSIELSEEAFIASGGKIREFFPAFDRLTMRYIELQGWLQLPLQAQWQKLLALHEQLLAPRQYYVGMQADKPQLSLIEHPELQVHCTTTSPIEAANELHRLYVHEVVFLQEKQHYLKQIEQQLRRCETTLQKSKERLSSLKEARFEEIGHLIMANLHSIAPGSEEIEIYDFYRDAPLHLRLNPHLTPQQNAERFYRKAKNQKIEEQKLQEIIESKENEWLHLERLRKELESCHDFKSLRRWAKQHGFMQQGKEEETLPFKRFEYRGFQIWVGKNAKSNDLLTQRFAHKNDLWLHAKDVAGSHVVIKRSGQKQIPQEVIEKAASLAAYYSKRKTDSLCPVIVTEKKYVRKPKGLAPGQVIVDKEEVIMVAPAPFE
- a CDS encoding LysE family translocator; translation: MLLAIAGGLIIGVLLSCNLGTVFFSLIQNSIENGFKSGVMIAGGVILSDSMLILLAHFSTQFIPENNHNWEFYVSLAGALLLWSLGLASLLKKQVKRRPVKRMQFRRKMYFFANGFLLNTLNPINFFIWVGIAAQLEAKGYFAEQYNWLFFCFALLGIFGAESFIALSAQRLRKAFNERNLLRISRLNGLVFLLIGSKLFYDALTKYTGYLM